A segment of the Sanyastnella coralliicola genome:
GAACGTTGCTTGGAGGTACATCCGAATGACCATTGATACGACGGATGAGGCGGCTTCAAACCGCTACAAAGAGTTTGTGACTGAGATTCAGCCGCACATGGCGCCTTATTCAGATCAGCTGAATAAGAAGATTGCACAGCACCCGATGGCTGATCAATTGGATGGTGAAGCCTTCCGCATCTACTTGCGCGGGATCAACCGTTCGATTGAATTATTTAGAGAAGAGAATATTCCACTGCAGACAAAAGCGCAAGAACTTGCGCAGGAGTATGGCGGTGTATCCGGAGCGATGACCATTGACTGGGAAGGTGAAACACTCACCATGCAGCAAGCAGGTCAGAAGCTTCAAAGTACTGATCGAGAACTCCGCGAAAAAGTATTCAAGACGATGCAAGAGCGTCGTTTAACTGACGTTGACAAGATTGAAGGCATCTTTGACGAGCTTGTGAAGCTGCGTCATGAAATGGCAACCAACGCTGGTTTCGAGAATTACCGCGACTTCAAATTCGCAGCCATGGGGCGTTTTGATTACACCCCACAAGACTGCTTCAACTTCCACGATAGTATCGAGAACGCTTTGATGCCGATCGCTACTTCGATTGTAGAGAAGCGTCGCACTGCGATAGGACTCGACAAGCTACGTCCGTGGGATTTGAGTGTGGATACCGAAGGACGTGCGCCACTCAAGCCATTCAACACGGCAGAAGAATTGATCGATGGTTCGATTGAGATCTTCGAAAAGACTGATCCTTTCTTTGGTGACTGTTTGCGCACCATGAAAGACATGAAATACCTTGACTTGGCTTCCAAGCAAGGAAAAGCTCCTGGTGGTTACAACTACCCGTTGTACGAATCAGGTATCCCATTCATCTTCATGAACGCCGTGGGTACCACACGTGACCTCGTGACTATGATGCACGAAGGTGGACATGCTGTGCATAGCGTACTCACCCATCCAATTGAATTGACTTCATTCAAGGGTTGTCCTTCTGAGGTAGCTGAATTGGCCAGCATGAGCATGGAGTTGATCAGCTTAGATCACTGGAACGTTTTCTTCACAGATAACGATGAACTCGTAAGAGCGAAACGCGAACACCTCGAAGACATCCTCAGCATGTTGCCTTGGATCGCGATGATCGATGCTTTCCAGCACTGGATTTACACGAACCCAGAGCACACGCGCGAAGAGCGTAAAGCAGCATGGATGGATCTTGAAACACGTTTCGGATTCGATGCCATCGATTGGAGTGGCATGGAAGAAGGACGCCACTACCGCTGGCATCGCCAATTGCACTTATTTGAAGTGCCGTTCTACTACATCGAGTACGGTATGGCTCAATTGGGTGCGATTGCTGTCTGGAGAAACTACAAGGAGGATCCAACCAAAGCACTCAACCAATTCAAAGCAGCGCTTGAACTAGGCTACACGCGTACAATTGGTGACATCTACGCTACCGCGGGAATCAAATTTGATTTCTCTGTGGATTACATCAAAGAATTGGCGGCCTTCGTTCAAGGCGAGCTAGCGAAACTAGCTTAAGCCTGCTGCACGACGGAGACGATCCATCACCGCCCTTCCTAAACCTGATTCGTCGATCGATTCGATCGCGATGTGTTGTACCCCGCGCTGATCAAGTTGACGCAACAAGGCAAAGATATTCTGTGCATAGGCCTCGGCACCGCTCAATTGAATGTGCGGGTTGCCCAATTCTTGCGGGCCGATATACACGGCTTGCTTTTCCTCTAGCCACGTTCGCAATTCCGCGCTAGCGAAATCAGAAATCAAGCTCACATTCGCATTCGGACTATAATGACGGTAGCGAGTACCCGGAGAATGCGCCGCATTTTCATTCGAAGTCTTGAGGTTGGGAAGATGTGTCTTCAGCTGTTCAGCGCTGATTCCTCCATGACGAAGGATGGCTGGGGCACCATGGGCTAGGTCAAGCACGGTAGATTCAAGTCCGATGTAAGTGGGTCCGCCATCAATAACCCCTGCGATTCGTCCATTCAAATCTTCCAACACATGCTCCGCTGTCGTCGGACTAGGCTTCCCGCTCAAGTTCGCACTCGGCGCCGCCAATGGACAGCCCGCCGCCTGAATCAAAGCCAAAGCAATCGGATGATCTGGAACACGAATTGCTACCGTATCCAGTCCTCCCGTGCTTTCGTCAGGAATGATATCCTTCTTCTTCAAGACAACCGTCAAAGGACCAGGCCAGAACGCCTTCGCCAGGGCGTACACTTCATCAGGCACCTCAGCAGCGTAATTAGCCACCTCATCAACATTAGCAACGTGCAAGATTAAAGGATTGTCAGAAGGCCTTCCTTTCGCAGCATAGATCTTTTCCGCGCTAGCGCTAGAAAGCGCATTGCCCCCTAAACCATACACCGTCTCCGTCGGAAACGACACCAGCTCTCCGGCTTTAATCAGCGCAGCTGCTTGATCAATCTGGACTTGATCGATATTGGAGGGGGTGATATGGAAGGTTTGCGTTTGCACAGGGTTCGCGAAGATAGTTCGAATTCAAAAGTCAAGCGTCAACTGCCCTCCACTCGCTTCCCCTTTCGTATTTAGATTAGAAAGGGTCACCCCCAACAAGCGAAAAGCCTGTTCCCTCGGGTGTTCGCGAAGAAGTTCTATGGCCACCTCTTGCAAAGTCTGTTGATCGTTGGTGAACTCTTCAAGGCTGCGACTTCTCGTGTGAGTCGTAAAGTCACTGTAGCGCAATTTGATGGAGATGGTTCGCCCTTTGTACTCCCCTTTCGCAGCGCGTCGTGACACCTCTTCAGCGATTTTTAAAATGGCCTCTTCCTGTTCGCTGAGTTCAGCGATGTCTTCACCAAAGGTGCGTTCGGCGCCTACTGACTTTCGCACGCGGTGAGCTTTGACCGGACGATCATCAATGCCTCGACAAATGTTGTGGTAATAGCCTCCGCTTTTCCCGAAAATCTGGACCAACGCCGGACGACTAAACCGTCTTAGATCTTCGCCCTTATTGATG
Coding sequences within it:
- a CDS encoding M3 family oligoendopeptidase: MVVEKKPRRFIAEDKEINSWDDLKPIYDELVARELPFLDDLRQWLADLSEFEAFLEENVAWRYIRMTIDTTDEAASNRYKEFVTEIQPHMAPYSDQLNKKIAQHPMADQLDGEAFRIYLRGINRSIELFREENIPLQTKAQELAQEYGGVSGAMTIDWEGETLTMQQAGQKLQSTDRELREKVFKTMQERRLTDVDKIEGIFDELVKLRHEMATNAGFENYRDFKFAAMGRFDYTPQDCFNFHDSIENALMPIATSIVEKRRTAIGLDKLRPWDLSVDTEGRAPLKPFNTAEELIDGSIEIFEKTDPFFGDCLRTMKDMKYLDLASKQGKAPGGYNYPLYESGIPFIFMNAVGTTRDLVTMMHEGGHAVHSVLTHPIELTSFKGCPSEVAELASMSMELISLDHWNVFFTDNDELVRAKREHLEDILSMLPWIAMIDAFQHWIYTNPEHTREERKAAWMDLETRFGFDAIDWSGMEEGRHYRWHRQLHLFEVPFYYIEYGMAQLGAIAVWRNYKEDPTKALNQFKAALELGYTRTIGDIYATAGIKFDFSVDYIKELAAFVQGELAKLA
- a CDS encoding L-threonylcarbamoyladenylate synthase, which produces MQTQTFHITPSNIDQVQIDQAAALIKAGELVSFPTETVYGLGGNALSSASAEKIYAAKGRPSDNPLILHVANVDEVANYAAEVPDEVYALAKAFWPGPLTVVLKKKDIIPDESTGGLDTVAIRVPDHPIALALIQAAGCPLAAPSANLSGKPSPTTAEHVLEDLNGRIAGVIDGGPTYIGLESTVLDLAHGAPAILRHGGISAEQLKTHLPNLKTSNENAAHSPGTRYRHYSPNANVSLISDFASAELRTWLEEKQAVYIGPQELGNPHIQLSGAEAYAQNIFALLRQLDQRGVQHIAIESIDESGLGRAVMDRLRRAAGLS